A single Micromonospora luteifusca DNA region contains:
- a CDS encoding response regulator transcription factor, with translation MIRVLVADDQILVRGGLRALLERADDIEVVGEAGDGAEAIALTRAHRPDVVLMDIRMPGTDGLTAARRILADDRLPGVRVLMLTTFELDEYVYSALHAGASGFLLKDIEPEELRQAVRTVARGDAMLAPTVTRRLIAAFVGRAAGPAVPAASLAALTQREREVITLVAAGLSNAEIGVRLTMSPATAKTHINRAMVKLGARDRAQLVVFAYQYGLTDLPPSR, from the coding sequence GTGATCCGCGTGCTGGTGGCCGACGACCAGATCCTGGTCCGCGGCGGGTTGCGGGCACTGCTGGAACGGGCGGACGACATCGAGGTGGTCGGCGAGGCCGGCGACGGCGCGGAGGCGATCGCGTTGACCCGGGCGCACCGCCCCGACGTGGTGCTGATGGACATCCGGATGCCGGGGACGGACGGGCTCACCGCGGCCCGGCGGATCCTCGCCGACGACCGGCTGCCGGGTGTACGGGTGCTGATGCTGACCACGTTCGAGCTGGACGAGTACGTCTACTCCGCCCTGCACGCCGGGGCGAGTGGATTCCTGCTCAAGGACATCGAGCCGGAGGAGTTGCGGCAGGCGGTGCGGACGGTGGCCCGCGGCGACGCGATGCTCGCGCCCACCGTGACCCGGCGACTGATCGCGGCGTTCGTCGGCCGAGCGGCCGGTCCGGCGGTTCCGGCGGCGTCGTTGGCCGCGCTCACCCAGCGGGAGCGTGAGGTGATCACGCTGGTGGCGGCAGGGCTGTCCAATGCGGAGATTGGGGTACGCCTGACGATGAGCCCAGCGACGGCGAAGACGCACATCAACCGGGCGATGGTGAAGCTGGGCGCCCGGGACCGGGCGCAACTGGTGGTCTTCGCCTACCAGTACGGCCTGACGGATCTGCCGCCGTCGCGGTAG
- a CDS encoding ricin-type beta-trefoil lectin domain protein, with amino-acid sequence MAVMVLAAVGAYVVTTVAPAAAATTAGCGKAPGLNSGTHTIQSSGKSRSFILRLPDSYNNNYPHRLAFGFHWLGGTASQVASGGTDGAAWAYYGMLSQSNNTTIFVAPQGLNNGWGNSNGEDVTFTDDMIRAIDNALCIDTTQRFSVGFSYGGAMSYSLACSRPTVFRAVAAIAAPGAISGCSGGTQPVAYLGIHGINDNIPSGRSLRDRFVRNNGCAAQNPPEPRAGSLTHITTAYSCQPGYPVVWAAFDGGHQQGPVDGCAGCESGARSWVKQEVWRFFTQFGSTVPPTTPPPSTPPPGQQNVLIAGSQSGRCIDVPNSSTSNGARPQLWDCHGGTNQRWTHTTNRTVTVYGNKCLDASGAGSSNGTAVIIWDCNGQPNQQWNLNSNGTITGAQSGLCLDAISSGTANGTQLHLWACHGGANQQWSTRS; translated from the coding sequence ATGGCTGTCATGGTGCTGGCCGCTGTGGGAGCGTACGTCGTCACGACTGTCGCACCGGCGGCCGCGGCCACCACTGCCGGCTGCGGCAAGGCGCCCGGACTGAACAGCGGCACCCACACCATCCAGAGCAGCGGGAAGAGCCGCAGCTTCATCCTTCGGCTGCCCGACAGCTACAACAACAACTATCCCCACCGGCTGGCCTTCGGGTTCCACTGGTTGGGCGGCACCGCCAGTCAGGTCGCGTCGGGGGGAACCGACGGAGCCGCGTGGGCCTACTACGGCATGCTCTCCCAGTCGAACAACACCACGATCTTCGTCGCCCCGCAGGGCCTCAACAACGGCTGGGGCAACTCCAATGGTGAAGACGTGACCTTCACCGACGACATGATCCGGGCTATCGACAACGCGCTCTGTATCGACACGACGCAACGTTTCTCGGTCGGGTTCAGCTACGGCGGCGCGATGAGCTACTCGTTGGCGTGTTCCCGGCCGACGGTGTTCCGTGCGGTCGCGGCAATCGCGGCCCCGGGGGCGATCAGCGGATGCAGCGGCGGCACCCAGCCAGTGGCATACCTGGGGATCCACGGCATCAACGACAACATCCCCAGCGGACGGTCGCTGCGCGACAGGTTCGTCCGGAACAACGGTTGCGCCGCACAGAACCCGCCCGAGCCGAGGGCTGGCAGCCTGACCCACATCACCACCGCCTACTCCTGCCAGCCCGGATATCCGGTGGTCTGGGCCGCCTTCGACGGCGGCCACCAGCAGGGTCCCGTGGACGGGTGCGCCGGCTGTGAGAGCGGCGCGCGGAGCTGGGTCAAGCAGGAGGTGTGGCGGTTCTTCACACAGTTCGGGTCCACCGTGCCACCCACCACTCCCCCGCCATCGACCCCGCCGCCCGGCCAGCAGAACGTGCTGATCGCCGGTAGCCAGTCCGGCCGCTGCATCGACGTACCCAACTCCAGCACGAGCAACGGCGCCCGCCCGCAACTGTGGGACTGTCACGGTGGCACCAACCAGCGCTGGACCCACACCACCAACCGCACCGTGACCGTCTACGGCAACAAGTGCCTGGACGCCAGCGGGGCGGGCAGCAGCAACGGCACCGCGGTCATCATCTGGGACTGCAACGGCCAACCCAACCAACAGTGGAACCTAAACTCCAACGGCACCATCACCGGAGCCCAATCGGGGCTCTGCCTCGACGCCATCAGTTCCGGCACGGCCAATGGGACGCAACTTCACCTCTGGGCCTGTCACGGCGGCGCCAACCAGCAGTGGAGCACACGCAGCTAA
- a CDS encoding ricin-type beta-trefoil lectin domain protein has product MTRRRPILASLATAAAVVTVGAAALAGGLSTTASAANPAAAAATAGCGKAPTLTSGQRSIQSGGQNRSFILRIPDNYDRSHAYRLIFGFHWNGGTANDVDGGGSDGAAWSYYGLRQQANNSTIFVAPQGNGNGWANPGGQDVTFVDDMIRVIEADLCVDTTQRFALGFSYGGGMSYSLACSRAGVFRAVAVYSGGQLSGCSGGTQPVAYMGIHGIGDPVLNVSAGRSLRDTFVRNNGCTAQNPPEPRAGSLTHVTTTYSGCRSGYPVVWAAFDGGHTPGPVDGGGDSGARTWTKGEVWRFFTQFGSTDPTSGPTTSPPTTAPPTTPPPSGTSALRSTSSGRCLDVNGASQANGTAAIIWDCHGQSNQSWTSTAAQELRVFGGKCLDVSGAGTANGSSVIIWDCNGQSNQKWRLNADGSITAVGSGRCLDLVGNGTANGTRVQIWDCTGAANQRWSRS; this is encoded by the coding sequence ATGACAAGACGTAGACCCATCCTTGCTTCTCTCGCGACGGCGGCGGCCGTCGTGACCGTGGGCGCGGCGGCGCTGGCCGGTGGCTTGAGCACCACCGCGTCGGCCGCGAACCCCGCGGCGGCCGCAGCGACCGCCGGGTGCGGCAAGGCGCCCACGTTGACCAGCGGCCAACGGTCCATCCAGAGCGGCGGCCAGAACCGTAGTTTCATCCTGAGGATTCCCGACAACTACGACAGGAGCCACGCCTACCGGTTGATCTTCGGATTTCACTGGAACGGCGGCACCGCCAACGACGTCGACGGCGGTGGGTCCGACGGGGCGGCCTGGTCCTACTACGGGCTGCGGCAGCAGGCGAACAACAGCACCATTTTCGTCGCCCCCCAGGGCAACGGCAACGGCTGGGCCAACCCCGGCGGCCAGGACGTCACCTTCGTCGACGACATGATCCGGGTGATCGAGGCGGACCTCTGCGTCGACACCACGCAGCGCTTCGCGCTCGGCTTCAGCTACGGCGGAGGCATGAGCTATTCGCTGGCCTGTTCCCGGGCCGGTGTCTTCCGCGCTGTCGCGGTCTACTCCGGCGGGCAACTCAGCGGGTGCAGCGGCGGCACCCAGCCGGTCGCGTACATGGGGATCCATGGCATCGGGGACCCGGTGCTCAACGTCTCCGCCGGACGGTCCCTGCGTGACACGTTCGTGCGGAACAACGGGTGCACCGCACAGAATCCGCCCGAGCCGAGGGCGGGCAGCCTGACCCACGTCACCACCACCTACTCCGGCTGCCGGTCCGGCTATCCGGTGGTGTGGGCCGCCTTCGACGGCGGGCACACCCCCGGCCCGGTGGACGGCGGTGGGGACAGCGGAGCCAGGACCTGGACCAAGGGCGAGGTGTGGCGATTCTTCACCCAGTTCGGTAGCACCGATCCGACGTCGGGTCCGACCACCTCGCCTCCGACCACCGCGCCGCCGACCACCCCGCCGCCGAGCGGCACGTCGGCCCTGCGCAGCACGTCCTCTGGACGGTGCCTGGACGTCAACGGCGCCTCGCAGGCCAACGGCACTGCGGCGATCATCTGGGACTGCCATGGCCAGAGCAACCAGAGCTGGACCTCGACCGCCGCTCAGGAGCTGCGCGTCTTCGGCGGCAAGTGTCTCGACGTCAGCGGCGCCGGCACCGCGAACGGCAGCTCGGTGATCATTTGGGACTGCAACGGTCAGTCCAACCAGAAGTGGCGGCTCAACGCCGACGGCTCGATCACCGCAGTTGGTTCGGGCCGGTGCCTGGACCTGGTCGGCAACGGCACGGCCAACGGCACGCGCGTCCAGATCTGGGACTGCACCGGTGCGGCCAACCAACGATGGAGCCGGAGCTGA
- a CDS encoding DM13 domain-containing protein — protein MGKWIFRSPLARAGLASAVVVAILALYWFQPWKLFTDTYVDEAVPRVGTTSATPTPASANPAPATSAAAPAAIGIVTAGEFVTHEHRTTGTAEIHRLADGRHQLVLRDLKTSNGPDLRVWLTDQPVTQGTAGWRVFDDGEWVELARLKGNQGNQVYELPESIDPRDFRSVSIWCKRFAVSFGAADLKSA, from the coding sequence GTGGGAAAATGGATCTTCCGGTCGCCGCTGGCGCGGGCCGGTCTCGCCTCCGCTGTGGTCGTGGCGATTCTGGCCCTCTACTGGTTCCAGCCGTGGAAGCTGTTCACCGATACGTACGTCGACGAAGCAGTTCCCCGCGTAGGGACGACATCGGCCACCCCTACCCCGGCGTCCGCGAACCCGGCCCCCGCGACCTCGGCGGCCGCACCAGCGGCGATCGGGATCGTGACCGCTGGCGAGTTCGTCACCCATGAGCACCGGACGACCGGCACTGCCGAGATTCACCGGCTCGCCGACGGGCGCCACCAGCTCGTCCTTCGGGACCTGAAGACGTCGAACGGTCCGGACCTGCGGGTGTGGCTGACCGACCAACCGGTCACCCAGGGCACGGCCGGCTGGCGGGTGTTCGATGATGGCGAATGGGTCGAGCTGGCACGGCTCAAGGGCAATCAGGGCAACCAGGTGTACGAGCTGCCGGAATCGATTGACCCACGCGACTTCCGGAGCGTCTCCATCTGGTGCAAGCGATTCGCGGTCTCCTTCGGCGCGGCCGATCTCAAGAGCGCCTGA
- a CDS encoding LysE family translocator encodes MLRWAGACYLIWMGLSMLWAARRRRPEQAAQPVDEPGTSGNDFYPGWRRGALTNLLNPKVGVFYVALLPQFIPSGASPFAFGVLLACVHILLGTAWSAVLVVLARRLRTVLNRPTARRLVDRITGTVIAGFGIRLAASGH; translated from the coding sequence GTGCTGCGGTGGGCCGGCGCCTGCTACCTGATCTGGATGGGGCTGAGCATGCTGTGGGCCGCGCGCCGTCGTCGACCAGAGCAGGCGGCCCAACCGGTCGACGAACCGGGGACCTCCGGCAACGATTTCTATCCCGGGTGGCGTCGCGGCGCGCTGACAAACCTCCTGAACCCTAAGGTAGGCGTGTTCTACGTCGCGCTCCTACCACAGTTCATCCCCTCCGGCGCTTCCCCGTTCGCCTTCGGTGTGCTCCTGGCCTGCGTGCATATCCTCCTGGGTACTGCCTGGTCCGCCGTGCTGGTCGTACTGGCACGTCGGCTGCGCACAGTGCTGAACCGTCCCACGGCCCGCCGACTGGTGGACCGCATCACCGGGACTGTGATAGCCGGCTTCGGAATCCGACTCGCCGCCAGCGGCCACTGA
- a CDS encoding TetR/AcrR family transcriptional regulator: MTEAPSRRRAPGMSPDQRRDMVVRAALPLIAEYGAAVTTAQIARAAGIGEATIFRVFADKDAVLDACVAAALDPGTVLQELNTIDVEQPLANRLLEAADALDAYLGRMGAVLGALHASGLPNRRGQRDRSTPDRPVERSTGRDSAQAATRQAIAELFEPDRDLLRLPVDVLTDAYLRLLFGRTTRPGEQVAEHDQRQLIDLLLHGAVRPQDRQ, from the coding sequence ATGACCGAAGCACCGAGCCGGCGGCGTGCGCCGGGAATGAGCCCCGACCAACGTCGAGACATGGTGGTGCGAGCCGCTCTACCGCTGATCGCCGAGTACGGCGCGGCAGTGACCACCGCCCAGATCGCCCGGGCCGCCGGGATCGGCGAAGCGACCATCTTTCGCGTCTTCGCCGACAAGGATGCGGTCCTGGACGCCTGCGTGGCCGCGGCGCTCGACCCCGGCACCGTGCTGCAGGAACTGAACACCATCGACGTCGAGCAGCCGCTGGCCAACCGGCTCCTAGAGGCAGCCGATGCCCTCGACGCCTACCTGGGCCGCATGGGCGCCGTCCTGGGTGCCCTGCACGCCTCCGGTCTGCCGAACCGGCGCGGCCAACGCGACCGCTCAACACCAGACCGACCTGTCGAGCGCTCCACCGGGCGCGACAGCGCGCAGGCCGCCACCCGGCAAGCCATCGCGGAATTGTTCGAACCCGACCGTGACCTACTGCGCCTGCCCGTGGACGTGCTCACCGACGCCTACCTGCGCCTGCTGTTCGGCCGCACAACCAGACCGGGCGAACAGGTGGCCGAACACGACCAGCGGCAACTCATCGACCTGCTCCTGCACGGTGCCGTACGCCCGCAGGACCGGCAATGA
- a CDS encoding DUF6924 domain-containing protein — protein sequence MAHLPETWCVPVVRADFRADDVWEQLKDEIVSPTDEGFVARVEFVEDRTLIGLSDTAITAGYPRAYPRQYRHPVVFVVDAVTVSLPERPLLVVNLNEGDDTGPFRTLPRQVQAIENNLSLANMDFFEFARSAGTDGVFRGF from the coding sequence ATGGCCCACCTGCCAGAGACGTGGTGCGTTCCGGTCGTTCGTGCGGACTTCCGCGCTGACGATGTGTGGGAGCAACTCAAGGACGAGATCGTCAGCCCCACAGACGAGGGCTTCGTGGCCCGTGTCGAGTTCGTCGAGGACCGAACGCTGATTGGCCTCAGCGACACGGCAATCACGGCCGGCTATCCTCGCGCCTACCCGCGTCAGTACCGGCACCCGGTGGTGTTCGTCGTCGACGCCGTCACCGTCTCGCTGCCGGAGCGTCCCCTGCTCGTCGTCAACCTGAACGAAGGCGACGACACAGGCCCGTTCAGGACACTGCCACGGCAGGTCCAGGCTATTGAGAACAACCTGTCGCTCGCCAACATGGACTTCTTCGAGTTCGCGCGGTCGGCAGGCACGGACGGCGTCTTTCGAGGCTTCTGA
- a CDS encoding cyclase family protein, whose product MTVLQEFVAALSSGRIQVVDLTAPLSDQTPILGLPEQFGQTWPFRLSEISRYDDRGPAWYWNNFSTGEHTGTHFDAPVHWVSGQQGADVSQVPVSQLIAPAVVIDHAADAADDPDFLLEVEHIKAWEADHGALPAGGWLLYRTGWDAYGDDPERYANAGRTPGISVECARWLAEESPIQGVGVETVGTDAGAAHSFDPPFPCHSFLLGQEKYGLTQLRNLAQLPATGAVVIAGPLPIVSGSGSPCRVLALVER is encoded by the coding sequence ATGACGGTGCTGCAGGAGTTTGTCGCCGCTCTTTCCAGCGGCCGGATCCAGGTTGTCGACCTCACCGCTCCGCTCTCGGACCAGACCCCGATCCTGGGTCTGCCCGAGCAGTTCGGCCAGACCTGGCCGTTCCGGCTCAGTGAGATCAGCCGGTACGACGACCGCGGTCCGGCCTGGTACTGGAACAACTTCTCCACCGGCGAGCACACCGGCACGCACTTCGACGCCCCGGTGCACTGGGTCTCCGGTCAACAGGGCGCGGACGTGTCGCAGGTCCCGGTGAGCCAGTTGATCGCCCCGGCGGTCGTGATCGACCATGCTGCCGACGCCGCCGACGACCCTGATTTCCTGCTCGAGGTCGAGCACATCAAGGCGTGGGAGGCGGATCACGGTGCCCTGCCCGCCGGTGGCTGGCTGCTCTACCGCACCGGCTGGGACGCGTACGGCGACGACCCGGAGCGGTACGCCAACGCCGGGCGTACCCCGGGCATCTCCGTCGAATGCGCCCGCTGGCTGGCCGAGGAGTCGCCGATCCAGGGCGTCGGGGTGGAGACGGTCGGCACCGACGCGGGTGCCGCGCACTCGTTCGACCCGCCGTTCCCGTGCCACTCGTTCCTGCTCGGCCAGGAGAAGTACGGCCTGACCCAGCTCCGTAACCTGGCGCAGTTGCCGGCGACCGGCGCGGTGGTGATCGCCGGACCACTGCCGATCGTCTCTGGGTCCGGCAGCCCGTGCCGGGTCCTCGCGCTGGTCGAACGGTAG
- a CDS encoding thiamine pyrophosphate-binding protein: protein MRVAEVVGRVLYAHGAQYVFGVVGSGNFHVTNALVAAGARFVAAAHEGGAASMADGYARTSGTVSLLSVHQGPGVTNALTGLTEAAKSRTPMVVLAPEATAPRSNFFIDLPALAAAVGADFHRVRATHAAEDAGAAYRAAARGATVVLGLPLEVQLTVTEPWSGPVPPVAPTRTTDPEVEPLLAALQAARRPVFIAGRGARAAREPLTRLADACGALLAVSAAAKGLFAGNPWNIDVAGGFATPLAAELIGAADLVVAWGSTLNMWTTRHGELIPSSAVVVQVDHDRAAFGVNRPVDLTVAGEVAVVAEAVLGRLRSGSAGPVDAGSGGWRTPELAQRIRDHGRWRTVPYSDEGGSARDGAPATIDPRTLSAALDDLLPPDRTVAVDSGNFMGYPSMWLDVPDVAGFCFTQAFQSIGLGLASALGAAVARPDRLTVAALGDGGFVMSATELVTAVRLALPLLVVIYDDAAYGAEVHHFRPDGHPLETVTFPETDLAAIARGYGCDGLTVRTVDDLEPVRRWLAGPRTRPLVVDAKVSAARGSWWLEEAFRGH from the coding sequence ATGCGGGTAGCCGAGGTGGTCGGGCGGGTTCTGTACGCACACGGCGCACAGTACGTCTTCGGAGTGGTCGGCAGCGGCAACTTCCACGTCACGAACGCGCTCGTGGCGGCCGGCGCCCGATTCGTCGCGGCGGCCCACGAGGGCGGCGCGGCGAGCATGGCGGACGGGTACGCCCGCACCTCCGGGACGGTGAGCCTGCTCTCGGTGCACCAGGGTCCCGGCGTCACCAACGCGCTGACCGGCCTCACCGAAGCCGCGAAGAGCCGTACGCCGATGGTGGTCCTGGCCCCGGAGGCGACCGCGCCGCGTTCGAACTTCTTCATCGACCTGCCGGCGCTCGCCGCTGCGGTCGGGGCCGACTTCCATCGGGTACGCGCGACACACGCGGCCGAGGACGCGGGCGCGGCGTACCGGGCCGCCGCCCGGGGTGCGACGGTGGTGCTGGGCCTGCCGTTGGAGGTGCAGCTCACCGTGACCGAACCGTGGTCCGGCCCGGTCCCGCCGGTCGCGCCGACCCGGACCACCGACCCGGAGGTTGAGCCGTTGCTGGCCGCGCTCCAGGCCGCACGTCGACCGGTCTTCATCGCGGGTCGGGGCGCCCGGGCGGCCCGGGAACCGTTGACCCGGCTCGCCGACGCGTGCGGCGCGCTGCTCGCGGTCTCGGCCGCGGCGAAGGGCCTGTTCGCCGGCAACCCGTGGAACATCGACGTGGCCGGCGGCTTCGCCACCCCGCTCGCCGCCGAGCTGATCGGCGCGGCGGACCTGGTCGTCGCGTGGGGCAGCACGCTGAACATGTGGACCACTCGGCACGGAGAGCTGATCCCGTCCTCCGCCGTCGTCGTCCAGGTCGACCACGATCGGGCCGCGTTCGGGGTGAACCGGCCGGTCGACCTGACGGTGGCCGGCGAGGTGGCGGTGGTCGCCGAGGCGGTGCTCGGTCGGCTGCGCTCCGGCTCCGCGGGGCCCGTGGACGCCGGGAGCGGCGGCTGGCGTACGCCGGAGCTGGCACAACGGATTCGCGACCACGGCCGGTGGCGGACGGTTCCGTACTCAGACGAGGGTGGATCGGCGCGGGATGGCGCCCCGGCGACGATCGACCCGAGGACGCTCTCTGCCGCCCTGGACGACCTGCTGCCGCCCGACCGGACGGTGGCGGTCGACTCCGGCAACTTCATGGGCTACCCGTCGATGTGGCTCGACGTGCCGGACGTGGCCGGATTCTGTTTCACCCAGGCGTTCCAGTCGATCGGGCTCGGCCTGGCCAGTGCGCTCGGCGCGGCGGTCGCCCGGCCCGACCGGCTCACCGTCGCAGCGCTCGGTGACGGAGGCTTCGTCATGTCCGCGACCGAACTGGTCACCGCAGTCCGGTTGGCGCTACCCCTGCTCGTCGTGATCTACGACGACGCGGCGTACGGCGCCGAGGTGCACCATTTCCGCCCGGACGGGCACCCATTGGAGACGGTGACCTTCCCCGAGACCGACCTGGCCGCGATCGCCCGTGGTTACGGCTGCGACGGGTTGACCGTCCGGACCGTCGACGATCTCGAGCCGGTACGCCGCTGGCTCGCTGGTCCCCGTACCCGGCCGCTGGTGGTCGACGCCAAGGTGAGCGCCGCGCGCGGCTCGTGGTGGCTGGAGGAGGCGTTCCGTGGCCACTGA
- a CDS encoding GAF domain-containing protein, with protein MTAVPGQRPTAAAGPPAAGRAAEEDLRALFGQSIAVFASLAGPAHLVETANPAFFATIGEERARVGVALAELMPELAGQGFIALLDQVFHTGEPHTGRDVRVVLGNGPHAREAFFDFTYEPRRDADGNMIGIRVIGVETTQVKHAQRLMTEHRALLEQIARQAPLTEVLDGMARCIENLAPQEVLVSVLLADPDARHLRHGAAPSLPDFYNQAIDGIATGEGVGSCGTAAHRREPVIVTDIATDPFWDDFRDLAGQAGLAACWSTPILARDGGLLGTFAMYHRTPRVPQDTDLALTRLFAGTAALAIERHHIEQAKLAAEARAQSANDELAKVLRVERELRAEAEQRAAAAAQLATQMRAAAAAQAATPHPEHCQLGGAAGCTAPAEIKIADSWGDAAWGCPAHVEEAILNVRSVFIASEELGGLTAYLNR; from the coding sequence ATGACGGCCGTACCGGGCCAAAGGCCTACTGCTGCTGCGGGTCCGCCGGCTGCCGGGCGAGCAGCGGAGGAAGACCTGCGGGCGTTGTTCGGGCAGTCCATCGCCGTCTTCGCGTCGCTGGCGGGGCCGGCACACCTGGTGGAGACGGCAAACCCGGCGTTCTTCGCCACCATCGGCGAAGAACGGGCCCGCGTCGGGGTCGCGCTCGCCGAACTGATGCCTGAACTGGCCGGTCAAGGCTTCATCGCCCTGCTGGACCAGGTCTTCCACACGGGTGAGCCCCACACCGGCCGTGACGTCCGGGTCGTGCTGGGCAACGGCCCACACGCTCGGGAGGCCTTCTTCGACTTCACCTACGAACCGCGCCGAGACGCCGACGGCAACATGATCGGAATCCGCGTGATCGGCGTGGAGACCACACAGGTCAAACATGCCCAACGGCTGATGACCGAACACCGTGCCCTGCTGGAGCAGATCGCCCGCCAGGCGCCCCTGACCGAGGTGCTCGACGGTATGGCCCGCTGTATCGAAAACCTCGCACCGCAGGAGGTGCTCGTCTCCGTCCTGCTCGCCGATCCCGACGCCCGGCACCTGCGTCACGGCGCCGCGCCGAGCCTGCCCGACTTCTACAACCAGGCCATCGACGGCATCGCGACCGGCGAGGGTGTCGGCTCGTGCGGCACCGCGGCCCACCGGCGGGAACCAGTCATCGTCACCGACATCGCCACCGATCCGTTCTGGGACGACTTCCGGGACCTGGCCGGCCAGGCCGGATTGGCCGCCTGCTGGTCCACGCCGATTCTGGCCCGCGACGGCGGCCTCTTGGGCACCTTTGCGATGTACCACCGCACCCCGCGCGTCCCGCAGGACACCGACCTCGCTCTCACCCGGCTCTTCGCCGGCACCGCCGCCCTCGCCATCGAACGCCACCATATCGAGCAGGCGAAACTCGCCGCCGAAGCACGCGCCCAGTCAGCCAATGACGAGCTCGCCAAGGTGCTACGCGTGGAGCGGGAGCTGCGCGCCGAGGCTGAGCAGCGCGCCGCCGCCGCTGCGCAACTCGCCACCCAGATGCGTGCCGCCGCGGCCGCGCAGGCCGCCACGCCGCACCCCGAGCACTGCCAGCTCGGCGGCGCCGCCGGCTGCACCGCGCCGGCCGAGATCAAGATCGCCGATTCGTGGGGCGACGCGGCGTGGGGCTGCCCGGCCCACGTCGAGGAAGCCATCCTCAACGTGCGGTCGGTGTTCATCGCCAGCGAGGAACTCGGTGGCCTGACCGCCTACCTCAACCGCTGA
- a CDS encoding MBL fold metallo-hydrolase, which yields MQLIKYGHACVRLEADDRVLVIDPGTFSEAEALDGVDEVLVTHEHPDHLDIAKLVAASQRNSAFRVYLPSAAIESAPELGGAAVAVDAGQRFTAAGFAVDVVGGAHAEIYDGLPGCANVGFVVDGTVYHPGDSLFVPPSPVATLLVPAAAPWLKLREALDFVRAVRPKQAFPIHDATLNELGQEYFDGWLDFKGGTEYARIPVGESVTIR from the coding sequence ATGCAGTTGATCAAATATGGCCACGCCTGTGTGCGCCTGGAGGCGGACGACCGGGTGCTGGTGATCGACCCGGGGACGTTCTCGGAGGCCGAAGCGCTCGACGGGGTCGACGAGGTGCTGGTGACGCACGAGCACCCCGACCACCTCGACATCGCCAAGCTCGTGGCGGCGAGTCAGCGCAACTCCGCGTTCCGGGTGTACCTGCCGTCGGCAGCGATCGAGTCGGCCCCCGAGCTGGGCGGCGCAGCTGTCGCCGTCGATGCGGGGCAGCGGTTCACGGCGGCCGGGTTCGCCGTCGACGTCGTGGGCGGGGCACACGCCGAGATCTACGACGGTCTGCCCGGCTGCGCGAACGTCGGGTTCGTCGTCGACGGCACGGTCTACCACCCGGGCGACTCGCTGTTCGTCCCGCCGTCGCCGGTGGCGACGCTGCTTGTGCCCGCTGCCGCACCCTGGCTCAAGCTCCGCGAGGCGTTGGACTTCGTGCGGGCGGTGCGGCCGAAGCAAGCGTTCCCGATCCACGACGCCACGCTCAACGAGCTCGGCCAGGAGTACTTCGACGGCTGGTTGGACTTCAAGGGCGGCACCGAGTACGCGCGCATCCCGGTCGGAGAGTCGGTGACAATCCGCTAA
- a CDS encoding PadR family transcriptional regulator, whose product MTSTRTGGPLTPAVLHILLVLSTQERHGYGIMKQVESDSRGKVRMGPGTLYGSIRRMTEAGLIRESDKKIDPNLDDERRVYYGITALGQQTLAAELQRYRQVVAVAQERSLIPKAMGV is encoded by the coding sequence ATGACGAGCACCAGAACCGGTGGGCCCCTCACCCCAGCGGTGCTGCACATCCTGCTCGTGCTCTCAACCCAGGAACGCCATGGCTACGGGATCATGAAACAGGTCGAGTCCGACTCCCGGGGAAAAGTCAGGATGGGGCCAGGAACGCTCTATGGCTCGATCCGCCGGATGACCGAAGCGGGCTTGATCCGCGAGAGCGACAAGAAGATCGACCCGAACTTGGACGACGAGCGCCGCGTCTACTACGGCATCACCGCGCTCGGTCAACAGACCCTCGCGGCGGAGTTGCAGCGATACCGCCAGGTCGTCGCGGTCGCCCAGGAGCGATCCCTCATACCCAAGGCGATGGGTGTCTGA